Proteins encoded by one window of Streptomyces uncialis:
- a CDS encoding NUDIX hydrolase — translation MIVWVNGASGAGKTTTARELIELIPNSTLFDPGVISGALPRLLPPKYLDEIADHQELPIWRRLVIDTTAAVLAEVGGVLVVPMTLLRQDHRDEIFGALASRRIPVRHVVLAPAETILRARTAQHPAPADRPDGAVRVRPREDDPVAAYRAALGSWLAADAHLIDNGRLTPHATAVRIAEAVRTGTAPVSDIVQTPQPGAETVAAGVLLFDAEDRVLLVDPTYKAGWEFPGGIVEPGEAPARAGVREVAEETGLRLDQVPRLLLLDWEPPAPPAYGGLRLLFDGGHLDADRAGQLLLPGPELRDCRFVAEDEARRLLPPERYARLRWALRAREQGAVVYLEAGLPV, via the coding sequence GTGATCGTCTGGGTGAACGGTGCGTCGGGTGCGGGCAAGACGACCACCGCACGGGAACTGATCGAGCTGATCCCGAACAGCACACTCTTCGACCCCGGGGTCATCAGCGGCGCGCTGCCTCGGCTGCTGCCGCCCAAGTACCTCGACGAGATAGCCGACCACCAGGAACTGCCGATCTGGCGGCGACTGGTCATCGACACCACGGCGGCCGTCCTCGCGGAGGTCGGCGGTGTCCTCGTCGTCCCGATGACCCTGCTGCGCCAGGACCACCGCGACGAGATCTTCGGCGCGCTGGCCTCCCGCCGGATTCCCGTACGCCATGTCGTGCTCGCCCCGGCGGAAACGATCCTGCGCGCCCGTACCGCCCAGCACCCGGCCCCTGCGGACCGCCCCGACGGCGCGGTCCGGGTCCGCCCACGGGAGGACGACCCGGTGGCGGCCTACCGCGCCGCACTCGGCTCCTGGCTCGCCGCCGACGCCCACCTCATCGACAACGGACGGCTCACCCCGCACGCCACCGCCGTCCGGATCGCGGAAGCCGTCCGCACCGGGACCGCGCCCGTCAGCGACATCGTCCAGACCCCGCAGCCCGGCGCCGAGACCGTCGCCGCCGGGGTGCTCCTCTTCGACGCCGAGGACCGTGTCCTGCTCGTCGATCCCACGTACAAGGCGGGCTGGGAGTTCCCCGGCGGCATCGTGGAACCCGGCGAGGCGCCCGCCCGCGCGGGCGTCCGCGAGGTCGCCGAGGAGACCGGGCTGCGGCTCGACCAGGTGCCCCGGCTGCTCCTCCTGGACTGGGAACCGCCCGCGCCTCCCGCCTACGGAGGACTGCGGCTGCTCTTCGACGGCGGCCACCTCGACGCCGACCGCGCCGGACAGTTGCTGCTGCCAGGCCCCGAACTGCGTGACTGCCGCTTCGTCGCCGAGGACGAGGCCCGCCGGCTGCTGCCCCCCGAGCGGTACGCCCGCCTCCGCTGGGCGCTGCGCGCCCGGGAACAGGGCGCCGTCGTCTATCTGGAGGCCGGACTGCCCGTGTAG
- a CDS encoding dipeptidase, translating to MSPNPLAETVASLMPRARTELAELVAFRSVADFAQFPRSESEAAADWIVGALRAEGFQDVATLDTPDGTQSVYGYLPGPEGAPTVLLYAHYDVQPPLDEAAWDSPPFELTERDGRWYGRGSADCKGGLVMHLVALRALKAHGGVPVHVKVIVEGSEEQGTGGLERYAEQHPELLRADTIVIGDAGNFRVGLPTVTTTLRGMTMVRVEMETLEGNLHSGQFGGAAPDALAALIRVLDSLRAEDGSTTVDGLSGDGVWDGLQYDPEAFRADAHVLDGVELIGSGTVADRIWARPAVTVLGIDCPPVVGATPSVQSRARALVSLRVPPGVDAAEATKLLTAHLTSRTPWGARVRVEQTGEGQPFRADTTSPAYTAMAGAMSTAYPGERMQYAGQGGSIPLCGTLAALYPAAEILLIGLSEPEARIHAANESVSPQELERLSLTEALFLRAYAGS from the coding sequence ATGTCGCCGAATCCTCTCGCCGAGACCGTCGCGTCGCTGATGCCGAGGGCCCGTACCGAGCTGGCCGAGCTGGTCGCCTTCCGGTCGGTGGCGGACTTCGCGCAGTTCCCGAGGAGCGAGAGCGAGGCCGCGGCGGACTGGATCGTGGGCGCGCTGCGCGCCGAGGGCTTCCAGGACGTCGCCACGCTCGACACACCCGACGGCACCCAGTCGGTGTACGGCTACCTGCCCGGCCCCGAGGGCGCGCCGACCGTACTGCTGTACGCGCACTACGACGTACAGCCGCCGCTGGACGAGGCCGCCTGGGACAGCCCGCCGTTCGAGCTGACCGAGCGGGACGGCCGCTGGTACGGTCGCGGGTCCGCCGACTGCAAGGGCGGTCTGGTGATGCATCTGGTGGCGCTGCGCGCGCTGAAGGCCCACGGCGGCGTCCCGGTCCACGTCAAGGTCATCGTGGAGGGCTCCGAGGAACAGGGCACCGGCGGCCTGGAACGGTACGCGGAGCAGCACCCCGAACTGCTGCGCGCCGACACCATCGTGATCGGTGACGCGGGCAACTTCCGGGTGGGCCTGCCGACGGTGACGACGACCCTGCGCGGGATGACGATGGTACGGGTCGAGATGGAGACCCTGGAGGGCAATTTGCACTCCGGGCAGTTCGGCGGCGCCGCGCCGGACGCGCTGGCCGCGCTGATCCGTGTCCTCGACTCGCTGCGCGCCGAGGACGGTTCGACCACCGTCGACGGGCTGTCCGGTGACGGGGTGTGGGACGGGCTCCAGTACGACCCGGAGGCGTTCCGCGCGGACGCGCATGTGCTGGACGGGGTGGAGCTGATCGGGTCGGGCACGGTCGCGGACCGGATCTGGGCGCGGCCCGCCGTCACGGTGCTGGGCATCGACTGCCCGCCGGTGGTGGGCGCCACGCCTTCGGTGCAGTCCCGGGCGCGGGCCCTGGTCAGTCTGCGGGTGCCGCCGGGCGTGGACGCGGCCGAGGCGACGAAGCTCCTCACCGCCCACCTCACCTCCCGGACCCCGTGGGGTGCCCGGGTACGCGTCGAGCAGACGGGTGAGGGCCAGCCGTTCCGCGCCGACACGACGAGTCCCGCGTACACGGCGATGGCCGGGGCGATGAGCACCGCGTACCCCGGTGAGCGGATGCAGTACGCGGGTCAGGGCGGGTCGATCCCGCTGTGCGGCACGCTGGCCGCGCTGTATCCCGCGGCGGAGATCCTGCTGATCGGGCTGAGCGAGCCGGAGGCCCGTATCCACGCGGCGAACGAGAGCGTGTCGCCGCAGGAGTTGGAGCGGCTGTCCCTGACGGAGGCCCTGTTCCTGCGCGCCTACGCGGGGAGCTGA
- a CDS encoding geranylgeranyl reductase family protein, whose translation MSSENSSDEARHVWDVVVVGAGPGGASAAYAAAVAGRSVLLLEKADLPRYKTCGGGIIGPSREALPPGFELPLQDRVHAVTFTLDGRFARTRRSKQTLFGLVNRPEFDQRLVEHAQKAGAELRTGATVTRVEQHGPAVPDRRTVAVVLQGGETLLARAVVGADGSASRIGAHVGVKLGQVDLGLEAEIPVPPTVAEDWKGRVLIDWGPLPGSYGWVFPKGDTLTVGVISARGEGAATKRYLEDFIARLGLAGFEPGISSGHLTRCRADDSPLSRGRVLVCGDAAGLLEPWTREGISFALRSGRLAGEWAVRIAESHDAVDARRQALNYAFAVKAGLGVEMSVGKRMMAVFERRPGMLHAALTGFRPAWKAFTRITRGTTTLGEVVRTHPVAGRLLSSINR comes from the coding sequence GTGAGCAGCGAGAACTCTTCGGACGAGGCCCGTCATGTGTGGGACGTCGTCGTGGTCGGGGCGGGACCGGGGGGAGCCTCCGCCGCCTACGCGGCGGCCGTGGCGGGGCGCAGCGTCCTGTTGCTGGAGAAGGCCGATCTGCCGCGTTACAAGACATGCGGCGGTGGCATCATCGGTCCCTCCCGTGAGGCGCTGCCGCCCGGATTCGAGTTGCCGCTCCAGGACCGGGTGCACGCGGTGACGTTCACCCTCGACGGCAGGTTCGCCCGGACCCGCAGGTCCAAGCAGACCCTGTTCGGTCTGGTCAACCGCCCCGAGTTCGACCAGCGGCTGGTGGAGCACGCGCAGAAGGCGGGCGCCGAACTGCGCACGGGGGCCACGGTCACACGGGTGGAGCAGCACGGCCCGGCCGTCCCCGACCGGCGCACGGTGGCCGTCGTCCTCCAGGGCGGCGAGACGCTGCTGGCGCGGGCCGTGGTCGGCGCCGACGGCAGCGCGAGCCGGATAGGGGCGCATGTGGGGGTGAAGCTCGGCCAGGTCGATCTGGGTCTTGAGGCCGAGATCCCCGTTCCGCCGACGGTCGCGGAGGACTGGAAGGGCCGGGTCCTCATCGACTGGGGCCCGCTGCCCGGCAGTTACGGCTGGGTGTTCCCCAAGGGCGACACCCTGACGGTCGGGGTGATCTCCGCGCGCGGCGAGGGCGCCGCGACCAAGCGGTACCTGGAGGACTTCATCGCCCGGCTGGGGCTGGCCGGTTTCGAGCCGGGCATCTCCTCGGGGCATCTGACCCGCTGCCGCGCCGACGACTCCCCGCTGTCCCGGGGCCGGGTGCTGGTCTGCGGTGACGCGGCCGGGCTGCTGGAGCCATGGACGCGGGAGGGCATCTCCTTCGCGCTGCGGTCGGGGCGGCTCGCGGGGGAGTGGGCGGTGCGTATCGCGGAGTCGCACGACGCCGTCGACGCCCGCCGCCAGGCCCTCAACTACGCCTTCGCGGTGAAGGCGGGGCTGGGGGTGGAGATGAGCGTCGGCAAGCGGATGATGGCGGTCTTCGAGCGCAGGCCCGGAATGCTGCACGCCGCGCTGACGGGCTTCCGTCCCGCGTGGAAGGCGTTCACCCGGATCACCCGGGGCACCACCACGCTCGGCGAGGTCGTCCGTACCCATCCGGTGGCGGGCCGGCTGCTCTCGTCCATCAACCGC
- a CDS encoding DUF2252 domain-containing protein, with protein MARGSGKPGGRVMVGGARHLTPRERAERGKAARKRTPRSAHAGFEPAPGRPDPVAVVEEQSAARVQELIPIRYGRMTETPFRFYRGAAAVMAQDLATTPDSGLTVQLCGDAHMLNFRLLGSPERRLVFDINDFDETLRGPWEWDLQRLAASLVIAARENGWSRSVRARIVQDTVRSYRERMRAYAGMGNLDVWYDHGDMERVRLLADERLGARGRGRLTKALGKARTRDSLQAFEKLTAVHDGRRRFSPDPPLIVPVDDLLSGAELDRLVKGLRQLVERYVRSLAMERRHLLRQYRVVDIARKVVGVGSVGTRCWILLLLGKDDQDPLILQAKEADRSVLAEHLGESPYDNQGKRVVAGQRLMQAVGDVFLGWDRVTDVDVPQRDFYVRQLHDWKGIVEPQDMVPKGMRVFGELCGATLARAHARSGDRIAIAAYLGGGDVLDRALAVFAEDYADQNERDHRALVTAVRKGRVTAAGA; from the coding sequence ATGGCGCGAGGCAGCGGGAAGCCCGGCGGACGGGTGATGGTGGGCGGCGCCCGCCATCTGACCCCCCGGGAACGCGCGGAGCGCGGAAAGGCGGCCCGCAAACGGACCCCGAGGTCCGCGCACGCCGGGTTCGAACCGGCGCCGGGGCGGCCCGACCCGGTCGCCGTCGTCGAGGAGCAGTCGGCCGCCCGGGTCCAGGAGCTGATCCCCATCCGCTACGGACGGATGACGGAGACCCCGTTCCGCTTCTACCGGGGAGCCGCGGCCGTGATGGCCCAGGACCTGGCCACCACCCCGGACTCCGGGCTCACCGTCCAGCTCTGCGGTGACGCCCATATGCTCAACTTCCGGCTGCTCGGCTCCCCCGAACGGCGCCTGGTCTTCGACATCAACGACTTCGACGAGACCCTGCGGGGCCCCTGGGAATGGGACCTCCAGCGACTCGCGGCGAGCCTGGTCATCGCCGCACGGGAGAACGGCTGGTCCCGGTCGGTGCGCGCCCGGATCGTCCAGGACACCGTACGGTCCTACCGCGAACGCATGCGGGCCTACGCGGGGATGGGCAACCTCGACGTCTGGTACGACCACGGGGACATGGAACGGGTGCGGCTACTGGCCGACGAACGGCTCGGCGCCCGGGGCCGCGGCCGGCTGACCAAGGCCCTCGGCAAGGCACGGACCCGCGACAGCCTCCAGGCGTTCGAGAAGCTCACCGCGGTCCACGACGGGCGACGCCGCTTCAGCCCCGACCCGCCGCTGATCGTGCCGGTCGACGACCTGCTGAGCGGCGCCGAACTGGACCGGCTGGTGAAGGGGCTGCGCCAGCTCGTGGAGCGGTACGTACGCAGCCTGGCCATGGAACGCCGGCATCTGCTGCGCCAGTACCGGGTCGTGGACATCGCCCGCAAGGTCGTCGGGGTCGGCAGCGTCGGCACCCGCTGCTGGATCCTGCTCCTCCTCGGCAAGGACGACCAGGACCCGCTGATCCTCCAGGCCAAGGAGGCCGACCGGTCGGTCCTCGCCGAGCATCTCGGCGAGAGCCCCTACGACAACCAGGGCAAACGCGTGGTCGCCGGACAGCGGCTGATGCAGGCGGTCGGGGACGTGTTCCTCGGCTGGGACCGGGTGACCGATGTCGATGTCCCGCAACGCGATTTCTACGTACGCCAGTTGCACGACTGGAAGGGCATCGTGGAGCCGCAGGACATGGTGCCCAAGGGGATGCGGGTGTTCGGCGAGTTGTGCGGGGCGACCCTGGCGCGCGCCCACGCCCGGTCCGGCGACCGGATCGCCATCGCCGCCTATCTGGGCGGCGGCGATGTCCTCGACCGCGCGCTGGCCGTGTTCGCGGAGGACTACGCCGACCAGAACGAACGCGACCACCGGGCCCTGGTCACCGCCGTCCGCAAGGGCCGGGTGACGGCCGCGGGCGCCTGA